The following coding sequences lie in one Yamadazyma tenuis chromosome 3, complete sequence genomic window:
- the YIC1 gene encoding 31 glycoside hydrolase (EggNog:ENOG503NV6Z; CAZy:GH31; COG:G) — protein sequence MWESKEGVLIRWAAEAFKTVVEKDSIYTLAGTRPLDNRGATLNTASISTKITSPAEGVVGFEAYHHLSKYLNSKEPRFELAASKNTTVSATDVDEHTATLAAAGDLTATLAKREFGVEFKSNDRFLTKLGFRSVGWVADSRYPKAAATTNTASTYITTQLHLSVGEKLYGLGERFGPFLKNGQRVEMWNEDGGTSSEWTYKNIPFYLSSKGYGVFVDSPSSVVFELQSERTTRVNITVPGEGARIYIINGPDPKTVLKRYAGLTGFPALPPAWTFGLWLTTSFTTSYDINTVSGFLQGMKDRNIPLRTFHFDSFWMKGFQWCDFEFDADYFPDAKAMLAKLKKDFGIKVCVWINSYIAQESALFKDADAKGYLIKNTDGSSYQTDLWQAGMGIVDFTNPDAWKWYQDKLAALVDIGVDSFKTDFGERIPVKDIKYYDGSDPVAMHNYYTFQYNKCVFEMLEKKLGKNEACLFARSATAGSQQFPVHWGGDCESSFEAMAESLRGGLSLTLSGFGFWSHDIGGFEGSPDPAVYKRWCAFGLMSSHSRLHGSNSYRVPWNFDDEASVVLKKFTDLKISLMPYIFAKAIEAHKEATPVMRAMLLEFPQDDVSLTCDTQFMLGDALLVAPVFNAEGDVSYYVPKGKWYGYLDGEIRDSVDGKYFKETHDFKSMPVLVRPDSAFVTAGPETKIEVPDFAYHEDFMVNVYQLETNQTIPIPDVKKAGEIIATVSIKKTASGFDISTSGKASKTYYVKVLGADVKNAGTKDTLGNTIVKVSGKASIEYV from the coding sequence ATGTGGGAATCCAAAGAGGGGGTTTTGATCAGATGGGCCGCTGAGGCCTTCAAAACCGTGGTGGAAAAAGACTCCATCTACACCTTGGCTGGTACCAGACCATTGGACAACCGTGGTGCCACCTTGAACACCGCGTCCATCTCGACAAAAATCACTTCACCGGCCGAAGGAGTCGTGGGATTTGAAGCGTACCACCATTtatccaagtacttgaacagCAAAGAACCTCGCTTCGAATTGGCTGCAAGCAAAAATACCACCGTGAGCGCGACCGACGTCGACGAGCACACCGCGACGTTGGCGGCAGCTGGCGACCTCACCGCTACCCTCGCGAAGCGCGAATTCGGAGTGGAGTTTAAGTCCAACGACAGATTCTTGACTAAACTCGGATTCCGGTCCGTGGGCTGGGTCGCTGACTCGCGGTACCCCAAGGCCGcggccaccaccaacaccgcCTCCACCTACATCACCACCCAGCTTCATCTCTCGGTGGGCGAAAAATTGTACGGCTTGGGTGAACGGTTCGGAcccttcttgaagaacgGCCAAAGAGTCGAAATGTGGAACGAAGACGGTGGTACCTCTTCCGAATGGACCTACAAAAACATTCCGTTCTACCTCTCGTCCAAGGGTTACGGGGTGTTTGTCGACTCCCCCCTGAGTGTGGTATTCGAGTTACAGAGTGAAAGAACCACTCGGGTTAATATCACGGTGCCGGGCGAAGGAGCTCGCATCTATATTATCAACGGTCCAGACCCCAAGACGGTTTTAAAGCGGTACGCCGGGTTGACAGGCTTCCCAGCATTACCCCCCGCGTGGACGTTTGGGTTGTGGTTGACTACCTCGTTCACCACCTCCTACGACATTAACACTGTCTCTGGGTTCTTACAGGGCATGAAAGACCGGAATATTCCCTTGAGAACCTTCCACTTTGACTCGTTTTGGATGAAGGGCTTCCAGTGGTGTgactttgagtttgatgCCGACTACTTCCCCGACGCCAAGGCcatgttggccaagttgaagaaagattttGGTATCAAGGTGTGTGTGTGGATCAACTCGTACATCGCGCAGGAATCGGCTTTATTCAAGGATGCTGATGCCAAGGGctacttgatcaaaaacaCCGATGGGTCCAGCTACCAAACCGATTTGTGGCAGGCGGGTATGGGAATTGTAGACTTTACCAATCCTGATGCCTGGAAATGGTACCAGGATAAGTTGGCGGCGTTGGTCGATATTGGAGTCGATTCGTTCAAGACCGATTTTGGTGAGAGAATCCCCGTCAAGGACATCAAGTACTACGACGGCAGCGACCCGGTGGCCATGCACAACTACTACACGTTTCAGTACAATAAGTGCGTGTTTGAgatgttggaaaagaagttgggcAAGAATGAAGCGTGCCTCTTTGCTCGTTCTGCCACCGCCGGTTCCCAACAATTCCCAGTACACTGGGGAGGTGACTGTGAGTCGTCATTTGAAGCCATGGCCGAGTCCTTGAGAGGAGGTTTGTCGTTGACTTTGTCGGGCTTTGGCTTCTGGTCTCACGacattggtggttttgaagGTTCTCCCGACCCAGCCGTCTACAAGAGATGGTGCGCCTTTGGCTTAATGTCCTCCCATTCTCGGTTACATGGCTCCAACTCGTACCGAGTGCCATGGAACTTTGACGACGAGGCttcggtggtgttgaagaagttcaccGACTTGAAAATCTCGTTGATGCCGTACATTTTTGCTAAGGCCATCGAGGCTCACAAGGAAGCCACTCCCGTCATGAGAGCCATGTTATTGGAATTCCCCCAGGATGACGTTTCCCTTACTTGCGACACCCAGTTCATGTTGGGAGACGCTTTGTTGGTGGCTCCGGTGTTCAATGCCGAAGGAGATGTTAGTTACTACGTGCCTAAGGGTAAATGGTACGGTTACTTGGACGGGGAAATCAGAGATTCTGTGGACGGAAAGTACTTCAAAGAGACTCATGACTTCAAGTCCATGCCCGTGTTGGTGAGGCCTGACTCAGCTTTTGTCACTGCTGGCCCTGAAACCAAGATTGAAGTTCCTGACTTCGCTTATCACGAGGACTTTATGGTGAACGTCTACCAGTTGGAAACCAACCAGACGATTCCAATCCCCGACGTCAAGAAGGCAGGAGAAATTATTGCTACCGTTTCAATCAAGAAGACTGCTTCTGGGTTTGATATCTCGACTTCGGGTAAGGCTTCTAAGACTTACTACGTGAAGGTGTTGGGAGCTGATGTGAAGAATGCTGGTACTAAGGATACTTTGGGCAACACAATTGTCAAGGTTTCTGGTAAGGCTTCGATTGAGTATGTGTAG
- the SNX3 gene encoding Sorting nexin-3 (COG:U; EggNog:ENOG503P1WX) — protein sequence MPKPFQPISDILNTTSPTKPQSFNEIYGEPENFLEIEVRSAQTHNTGREVFTDYEVVCRTNIPAFKKRHSKVRRRYSDFVRLKQILETETSRVVIPSLPGKILLNSNKFNDLNIEKRRQGLEKFLSIVSGHPLLQTGSKTLIDFIQDDKWDPKPLNYY from the exons ATGCCAAAACCGTTCCAGCCCATCAGCGATATCTTGAACACTACCAGCCCTACCAAGCCCCAGTCGTTCAACGAGATCTATGGTGAGCCCGAGAATTTCTTGGAAATCGAG GTACGCAGTGCCCAGACCCACAATACCGGCCGCGAAGTCTTCACCGACTACGAGGTGGTGTGCAGA ACCAACATTCCAGCATTCAAAAAACGCCATAGTAAAGTCCGTAGGCGGTACTCAGATTTCGTACGGTTGAAGCAAATTCTCGAAACGGAGACATCTCGGGTGGTGATTCCTCTGTTGCCAGGGAAGATCTTACTCAATTCGAACAAATTCAACGATTTGAATATTGAGAAACGAAGACAAGGCcttgaaaagtttttgagcATTGTGAGTGGGCACCCACTCCTACAGACCGGATCTAAAACCCTCATAGACTTTATCCAAGATGACAAGTGGGACCCCAAGCCGTTAAACTATTACTAG
- the OLE1 gene encoding stearoyl-CoA 9-desaturase (EggNog:ENOG503NU4E; COG:C,I) yields MSGSEKLEIADLTALNAIAAGSNKKNPRIVAAGIGGKLMGTKSLVTVTAEQLTEDLKHNNSLSQEQKNKIIQDVKDAKVANEVKKTEDATKLHISEQPWTLNNWYKHVNWLNFVLVIAIPSYGLFQAFQYPPCLKTLVLAFVLYAFSGLSITAGYHRGWAHKAYEMSTPVKWFFALFGAGAIQGSVKWWAHGHRVHHRYTDTNKDPYDARKGFMYSHLTWMLTIPNPKHRARADISDLIADPVVKFQHTHYMALLLLMAFIVPTVTAGLFWGDYWGGFIYGGILKTFVIQQATFCVNSLAHWIGKQPFDDRRTPRDHALTALVTFGEGYHNFHHEFPSDYRNALKWYQYDPTKVTIYVLSKLGLAHNLRTFSQNAIDQGRFQQQQKMLDKMRTNLQWGQQVSELPVWDREEFNTRAKKEGLILISGIIHNVKTFIKEHPGGQAVVRASLGKDASEAFNGAVYAHSNAAHNLLANMRVAVLRDSNPNNNTFAVQQQYLDDHAIYKKLS; encoded by the coding sequence ATGAGTGGTTCAGAGAAGCTTGAAATCGCCGATTTAACGGCCTTGAATGCTATTGCCGCCGGGAGCAAtaagaagaacccaagaATCGTAGCTGCCGGAATCGGTGGGAAATTAATGGGTACAAAGTCGCTCGTTACGGTGACAGCGGAACAATTGACCGAAGATTTAAAACACAACAACTCCTTGTCACAAGAACAGAAGAATAAAATTATCCAGGATGTCAAGGATGCAAAGGTCGCCAATGAGGTCAAGAAAACCGAGGATGCTACCAAGTTACACATTAGTGAGCAACCTTGGACTCTTAACAACTGGTACAAGCATGTGAACTGGTTGAATTTTGTATTGGTAATTGCTATCCCAAGTTATGGATTATTTCAAGCATTCCAATACCCTCCATGTCTCAAGACCTTAGTGTTGGCATTTGTGCTCTATGCCTTTAGTGGTCTTTCCATCACCGCTGGTTACCATAGAGGTTGGGCTCACAAGGCGTACGAAATGTCTACTCCCGTCAAGTGGTTTTTTGCATTATTTGGAGCGGGTGCTATTCAAGGATCTGTCAAATGGTGGGCACATGGCCACAGAGTCCACCACAGATACACAGACACCAACAAGGATCCATATGATGCCAGAAAAGGGTTCATGTATAGTCATTTGACGTGGATGTTGACGATTCCCAACCCTAAGCACAGAGCCAGAGCCGACATTTCGGACTTGATTGCCGACCCTGTTGTCAAGTTCCAACACACACACTACATGGCTCTCTTACTTTTGATGGCATTCATCGTTCCAACCGTGACGGCCGGGTTATTTTGGGGAGACTACTGGGGAGGTTTTATCTACGGAGGAATTCTCAAGACGTTTGTTATTCAACAAGCAACCTTCTGTGTCAATTCGTTGGCTCACTGGATTGGTAAACAACCATTTGATGACAGAAGAACCCCCAGAGATCATGCATTGACGGCATTGGTGACGTTTGGTGAAGGATACCATAACTTCCATCACGAATTCCCCAGTGATTACAGAAATGCCTTGAAATGGTACCAATACGATCCTACCAAGGTAACCATTTATGTGTTGTCCAAATTGGGCTTGGCCCACAACTTAAGAACCTTCAGTCAAAACGCCATTGACCAGGGCAgattccaacaacaacagaaGATGTTGGACAAAATGAGAACAAACTTGCAATGGGGTCAACAGGTGAGCGAATTGCCAGTATGGGACagagaagagttcaatACCAGAGCTAAGAAGGAAggtttgattttgatttcagGTATAATTCACAACGTCAAGACGTTCATCAAAGAACATCCCGGTGGTCAAGCAGTTGTCAGAGCCTCTTTAGGTAAGGATGCCAGTGAGGCTTTCAACGGTGCTGTGTATGCTCATTCCAACGCTGCTCATAACTTGTTGGCTAACATGAGAGTGGCGGTGTTGAGGGATTCGAACCCTAACAACAACACCTTTgctgttcaacaacaatactTGGATGACCATGCTATTTATAAGAAGCTTCTGTAG
- the TKL1_2 gene encoding Transketolase (EggNog:ENOG503NZ8A; COG:G) → MSTDQLAVNTIRLLAVDTVSKANSGHPGAPLGLAPAAHVVFQNMKFNPKDTKWINRDRFVLSNGHACALLYTMLFLYGYDYTVEDLKSFRQLHSKTPGHPESTDCPGVEVTTGPLGQGICNAVGLALAQKQFAATYNKPNYTLSDNFTYCFLGDGCLMEGVSSEASSLAGHLQLGNLIAFWDDNQISIDGSTEVAFTEDVIARYKAYAWHILEVEDGNSDLAGIAKAIEEAKKVTDKPTLIRIKTTIGYGSLAQGTHGVHGAPLKPDDVKQLKSKFGFDPEEFFAVPKEVTESYQKHVESNLKVQKEWEATFAAYKKEYPELGAEVQRRLDGKLPEGWEKALPSFTPADKSVATRKLSEGVINALSDILPEFIGGSADLTPSNLTKATGSVDFQPPSTGLGDYSGKYIRYGVREHGMGAIMNGIAAFGANYKNYGGTFLNFVSYAAGAVRLSALSGHPITWVATHDSIGLGEDGPTHQPIETLAHFRALPNCSVWRPADGNEVSAAYKSAVSSTSTPHILALSRQNLPQLEGSSIEKASKGGYVLKEASKPDVILVASGSEVEIAVNAAKLLEAEGKKVSVVSIPDFLTFDKQSDEYRLSVLPDGAPVVSIEVMSPFGWSKYSHEQFGLSRFGASGKAEDVYKYLEFTPEGVAERASKTITFYKGKEVLSPLTRAF, encoded by the coding sequence ATGTCAACTGATCAATTAGCCGTTAACACCATCAGATTGCTTGCCGTCGACACGGTCTCCAAGGCCAACTCGGGTCATCCCGGTGCCCCCTTAGGCTTGGCCCCCGCCGCTCATGTCGTGTTTCAAAACATGAAGTTCAACCCCAAGGACACCAAGTGGATCAACAGAGACAGATTCGTTTTGTCCAACGGTCACGCCTGTGCCTTGTTGTACACAATGTTGTTTTTGTACGGATATGACTATACCgtggaagacttgaagtcgTTCAGACAGTTGCACTCCAAAACTCCTGGACACCCTGAAAGTACAGACTGTCCAGGTGTGGAAGTTACCACCGGACCTTTGGGTCAAGGTATTTGTAATGCGGTGGGTTTGGCCCTCGCACAAAAACAATTTGCTGCCACCTACAACAAACCCAACTATACCCTTTCCGACAACTTCACCTATTGTTTCTTGGGAGATGGATGTTTGATGGAAGGTGTTTCATCCGAAGCCTCGTCTCTTGCAGGACACTTGCAATTGGGTAACTTGATTGCTTTCTGGGATGATAACCAAATCTCCATCGACGGATCCACCGAAGTGGCCTTCACCGAAGATGTCATTGCCAGATACAAGGCTTATGCCTGGCACATCTTGGAGGTGGAAGACGGTAACAGTGACTTGGCTGGAATCGCCAAAGCCATTGAAGAGGCCAAGAAGGTCACCGACAAGCCCACCTTGATCAGAATCAAGACCACCATCGGTTACGGTTCTTTGGCTCAAGGTACTCATGGGGTTCATGGAGCTCCATTGAAGCCTGACGATGTCAAGCAATTGAAGCTGAAATTTGGATTCGACCCCGAAGAGTTTTTCGCAGTGCCAAAGGAAGTCACCGAATCTTACCAAAAGCACGTTGAATCCAACCTTAAGGTACAAAAGGAATGGGAAGCCACCTTTGCTGCCTACAAGAAAGAGTACCCAGAATTGGGAGCCGAAGTGCAAAGAAGATTGGACGGAAAGTTGCCAGAAGGCTGGGAAAAGGCCTTACCTTCTTTCACTCCTGCTGACAAGTCTGTGGCTACCAGAAAGTTGTCTGAAGGGGTTATCAATGCTTTGTCTGACATTCTCCCCGAATTCATTGGAGGTTCTGCCGATTTGACCCcttccaacttgaccaaggCCACCGGCTCAGTTGACTTTCAACCACCTTCCACCGGTTTGGGTGACTACTCGGGTAAGTACATCAGATATGGTGTTAGAGAACACGGTATGGGTGCCATTATGAACGGTATTGCTGCCTTTGGTGCCAACTACAAGAACTACGGAGGTactttcttgaactttgttTCCTACGCTGCCGGTGCCGTCAGATTATCTGCTCTTTCTGGACACCCAATTACCTGGGTCGCTACCCATGACTCGATTGGTTTGGGAGAAGACGGTCCAACCCATCAACCTATTGAAACCTTGGCCCACTTCAGAGCCTTGCCAAACTGCTCTGTCTGGAGACCTGCTGATGGTAATGAAGTATCTGCTGCTTACAAGTCTGCtgtttcttccacctccacTCCTCACATTTTGGCTTTGTCTAGACAAAACTTACCTCAATTGGAAGGTTCTTCTATCGAAAAGGCTTCCAAGGGTGGTTACGTGTTGAAGGAAGCTTCCAAGCCTGACGTGATTTTGGTTGCCTCTGGAtctgaagttgaaattgCCGTCAACGCTGCtaagttgttggaagctGAAGGTAAGAAGGTTAGTGTTGTATCTATTCCTGACTTCCTTACTTTTGACAAACAATCTGATGAATACAGATTGAGTGTTTTGCCCGACGGAGCTCCAGTTGTATCGATTGAAGTGATGTCTCCATTCGGATGGTCCAAATACTCTCACGAGCAATTTGGATTGTCCAGATTTGGTGCTTCTGGTAAGGCTGAAGATGTGTATAAGTACTTGGAATTCACTCCAGAAGGAGTTGCCGAAAGAGCTTCCAAAACTATTACCTTCTACAAGGGTAAAGAAGTGTTGTCTCCATTGACCAGAGCTTTTTAA
- the ADH1 gene encoding Alcohol dehydrogenase (EggNog:ENOG503NW0B; COG:Q), whose product MSIPKTQKAVIFETNGGPLKYADIQVPKPKANELLINVKYSGVCHTDLHAWKGDWPLATKLPLVGGHEGAGVVVGMGENVVGWEIGDYAGIKWLNGSCLSCEFCNTSNESNCADADLSGYTHDGSFQQYATADAVQAARIPKGVDLAQVAPILCAGITVYKALKTANLAAGQWVAISGAGGGLGSLAIQYAKAMGYRVLGIDGGEEKGEFVKSLGAEYYVDFTKSKDVAKEIIKVTNGGPHGVINVSVSEAAISQSCQYVRSLGTVVLVGLPAGAKVTAPVFESVVKSISIRGSYVGNRADTAEAIDFFTRGLIKCPIKIAGLSELPKIYELMEQGKIIGRYVVDTSK is encoded by the coding sequence ATGTCAATTCCTAAGACCCAAAAAGCAGTTATCTTTGAAACCAATGGTGGACCATTGAAGTACGCCGACATCCAAGTGCCAAAGCCCAAGGCCAATGAGTTGTTAATCAACGTCAAGTACTCGGGTGTTTGTCACACCGACTTGCACGCCTGGAAGGGCGACTGGCCAttggccaccaagttgCCTTTGGTGGGAGGTCATGAAGGTGCCGGTGTGGTTGTCGGTATGGGGGAAAATGTTGTGGGATGGGAGATTGGTGATTATGCTGGTATCAAGTGGTTGAACGGTTCGTGCTTGTCGTGTGAATTCTGTAACACCTCCAACGAGTCCAATTGTGCCGATGCCGACTTGTCAGGATACACCCATGATGGTTCCTTCCAGCAATATGCCACTGCTGATGCAGTTCAAGCTGCCAGAATCCCCAAGGGAGTCGACTTGGCTCAAGTGGCTCCAATTTTGTGTGCCGGTATCACCGTGTACAAAGCCTTGAAGACTGCCAACTTAGCAGCCGGCCAATGGGTTGCCATTTCCGGtgccggtggtggtttgggttctttggCCATTCAATACGCCAAGGCCATGGGCTACAGAGTTTTGGGTATTGacggtggtgaagaaaaggGTGAATTTGTCAAGTCTTTGGGAGCAGAATACTACGTGGacttcaccaaatccaaggATGTGGCAAAGGAAATCATTAAGGTCACCAACGGAGGTCCTCACGGGGTTATAAATGTGTCTGTATCTGAAGCTGCCATTTCTCAATCTTGTCAGTACGTGAGAAGCTTGGGTACCGTGGTTTTGGTTGGTTTGCCAGCCGGTGCCAAGGTTACTGCTCCAGTGTTTGAATCGGTCGTGAAGTCCATTTCCATCCGGGGTTCTTATGTTGGTAACAGAGCTGACACTGCTGAAGCCAttgactttttcaccaGAGGTTTGATCAAGTGTCCAATTAAAATTGCTGGTTTATCCGAGTTGCCAAAGATTTACGAATTGATGGAACAGGGTAAGATCATTGGTAGATATGTCGTTGACACCTCCAAGTAG
- the SDS23 gene encoding cell separation during budding (EggNog:ENOG503NU9M; COG:C), whose translation MSNFQRSIPTSPKTTSSAISPNLSHERNPSISSQHHTHKHSIGSHLPPSSSQASSRKPSIVEMLSSPPPLPANPFPNNDDINSFNLSRNNSLSSRSSMDMHEVQLTELIESNRLITINSSYSIQKAFETLMEHSLTSVPVITSPDPRDLTNCLTFDYSDLNTYILMIMNKIRYQDLTVGGAGSDTDITAEVFDSYVEKGKKGEEVPVTFIIALHPKNPFVKINENDSLVSVMEILGNGVHRVALVNNIGHIVGILSQRRLIRFIWDNARRFSNLEYYFNQSIEDLKIGSSNPLTIYGDSLLIEALHKMFVERISSLAVIDRKGNLVANISIVDVKNLTSSKNSHLLYKSVMNFIGFNLSQKGIEEGKDQFPIFHVNRHTGLGRIIAKLVATESHRLWIVDPPNQSTIEDTLSFDGGLPGKLTGVITLTDILGFLASIKSNGKKIDPSYARNQRRRSSTSTTRSSFDNSSSSEIFRK comes from the coding sequence ATGAGTAACTTCCAACGATCCATTCCCACGTCGCCCAAGACCACGTCGCTGGCTATCTCACCCAACTTGTCACATGAACGTAACCCATCCATCTCCAGTCAGCATCATACCCACAAACACAGCATTGGCTCTCACCTCCCCCCCTCGCTGTCGCAGGCCTCGTCACGTAAACCTTCCATTGTGGAAATGCTAAGCTCTCCTCCGCCGTTGCCTGCCAACCCGTTCCCCAACAACGACGACATCAActcgttcaacttgtcacGCAACAACAGCTTGAGCTCGCGGTCCAGTATGGACATGCACGAGGTTCAATTGACAGAATTGATTGAGAGTAACCGTTTAATCACCATCAACTCGTCGTACCTGATCCAAAAGGCGTTTGAAACTCTCATGGAGCACTCTTTGACCAGTGTCCCGGTCATTACCTCGCCTGACCCCCGTGACCTCACCAACTGCTTGACATTTGATTACTCAGACCTAAACACATACATCCTCATGATTATGAATAAGATCCGGTACCAGGACTTGACGGTGGGTGGTGCCGGCAGCGACACCGACATCACGGCTGAGGTGTTTGACCTGTACGTCGAGAAGGGCAAGAAGGGCGAGGAGGTGCCGGTGACGTTCATCATTGCGTTGCATCCCAAGAACCCATTTGTCAAGATCAACGAGAACGACAGCTTGGTGTCGGTGATGGAAATCTTGGGCAACGGCGTCCACCGAGTGGCGCTCGTCAACAACATCGGGCATATTGTGGGGATCTTGTCACAGAGACGGTTAATTCGGTTCATCTGGGACAATGCCAGACGCTTTAGTAACTTGGAGTACTATTTTAACCAGTCGATTgaggatttgaagatcGGTTCGTCCAACCCTCTCACCATATATGGTGACAGCTTGTTGATTGAAGCCCTCCACAAGATGTTTGTGGAACGCATCAGTTCGTTGGCGGTGATTGACCGCAAGGGCAatttggttgcaaatattTCCATAGTCGACGTCAAGAACCTCACGTCCTCTAAGAACAGTCACTTGCTCTACAAGTCGGTGATGAACTTCATCGGCTTCAATTTGAGCCAGAAGGGGATCGAGGAGGGAAAGGACCAGTTCCCGATTTTCCATGTAAATAGACACACCGGCCTTGGAAGGATCAttgccaagttggtggCCACCGAGAGCCACCGGTTGTGGATCGTGGATCCACCCAACCAGTCAACAATCGAGGATACGTTATCGTTTGACGGTGGATTACCTGGGAAGTTGACGGGGGTGATCACCTTGACGGACATTCTTGGATTTTTGGCATCAATCAAGTCAAATGGCAAGAAAATCGATCCTAGCTATGCCAGAAACCAGAGAAGAAGGTCTTCGACGTCGACTACGCGGTCGTCATTTGATAATTCGTCGAGCCTGGAGATTTTCCGCAAGTAA